The genomic region tttaaaaataggtATTTCATAAATTTGTAAATTCATAAGTGTAAGTTTATGAACTTACGTTTGTATATTAAATAACTTAATATATTACATCGGACACTGATGGGCcagcgctgtgtattacttttttttttcaaccaaaaatgcatTAATAATTGAGATATAATAGGCTAAAGATGACAAAATAGCTAACTTACAAACGTTATTGTAGCCGACATTGACCTagccaggagagagaaaataccCTTTTTTTATCTTGCACTTGCCCTGAATGAACCCAAAAGGAAATGCAGAGATAAGTTGAAAACCTTTCAGAAGTGGAAATCCGATTTCCCGACAATCTCTGTGTCACTGATGTCAAGGTAAAGCACGAGCTGCCCTTCAGGCGACGCTATAATCTCAAGTGATTCACATTTAGCTTACATACTGAGAGCTTCAGTTGAATTTAATATCCCCCAGGGCTGGAGTATGGAAAAATGGTAAAACTCTTCCTCAAGAATTACCAAATGAATATTTGCAAAGATCGTAATCGGGATGTGTGATTCAGCTTTTTTCATATCAGCTGTTTTGAATGTCTTCTATCTGAATCCTGATAGCAGAGTGAACTTTCAGCCTTGAGCCGGCACCACCCGCATCGTCATGCACGATAATGCAGACAATTAAAATGCCAATTGTATAAggtgtatttatattttcacgCACATTTCTTCTATGTCTCCAGTTATCTGATCTTATATTGGTGTGTCCCCAGGTGCTTTTATGATCCCTTTTATTATCCTGCTTGTCTTTGAGGGGGTCCCCCTGCTGTACCTGGAGTTTGCCATTGGCCAGCGCCTCAGAAGTGGCAGCGTGGGGGTCTGGTCTTCAATTCACCCCTACATGACTGGAGTTGGTGAGTGCATGCAAAAGGAAGTTTTAGTCTAATATGAAACTCTTGCTCCAAatctttcttctttgtttggACACACTTGTCAAATCCTCATGTACATGGAAGTCCATTGATGCTGACAATATTCAAAGCATGCGAGAATCATGAGAAATGTCTGTGGTGCGAAACAGAACACTCTTAATTTGCTCCCTCCATTACAGGTATCGCGTCGATGACAGTCTCGTTCTTTGTGGGCATGTACTACAACACCATCCTCGCCTGGGTGATGTGGTATTTCTTAAACTCTTTCCAGAGCCCACTGCCATGGAGCCAGTGTCCACTCAATGATAATCTCACAGGCATgtcaccatttaaaaaacaaacaaaataaacattatcaAACTATATCTAACGACTATGATTTCCCCCTTCCTGTAGATCTAGTGTCAGAATGCAAACGCAGCTCTCCAGTGGACTACTTCTGGTACAGAGAGACATTGAACACCTCAACGTCCATAGAGGAGTCTGGAGGTCTGCAGTGGTGGATGGTGCTGTGTTTGGCTGCTGCCTGGAGTGTGCTCTATTTATGCTGCATTAGAGGGATTGAGACCACAGGCAAGGTAGGGCATCGATGGCATTATTGTTGCATAATGTAGCATGGATGTGTCATTCCATGTATCAGCCATCATACAAAACGTCATTTTATAGGCTGTGCAcgttaattttttattttgcatctcCTTTGGTTTTGTTGCACCCGTTGTGATTTGTAATAAACCTTTTTCACAGACGATTTGGCGTGGCATAGCAGGACAATTGTGGATGTAATAGAAAGTATATTGTAAAGGATGCCTTGGTCCTCTTAAGTGTTCCTATAACCCGTTAAACCACCATGCACAATACCCCCgtaattgttttgttattagTTCCACCTGTGTTTTCCCTGCTATGACGTCAAAATACATGCAATGAAAGAGGTTTATTCTAGCACATGCTGCATTCACGATATATTTTTCAGACATTAATCGCATAGTGATCGGAAACATTCTGACTGTGAAGATATCTCACACTCAGTGAAAAGAACTAGAGGAGTTGTCAACAAACCAGTGGTAAAATGGCGACAGAATCCAATCATTTGAACAATCAATGCAGCTTTATGGTTTCACTTGATAACAAACCACTCCACAATCGGTGACAACGCAAAAGTGGCTAATGTAGGCTGGCTAGATTGAAATGGCAGTGATAGCAGTTGAGATAACCACACTCCAAAGTTTGAATGTTTATTTGGGTCAAGTCAATAGGTCAAGCCCCTGGTTTTCAGCAGAAATGTCTTATTTGCtttaagagagaaataaagccTGGGCTCCTGCCAGACGTACTGGGGATCCCAGTCACTGCCTTGCTTTTAGGCACTTTAGAAACAAAACCACATCTGCAATAAGAAAGGctagatcttttttttatttattcccaatatatattaaaatccAGCCAAATTCTGTACTTTAGAAACTAAAAGACAACAATGGACTATGTTGTAGGTTCCAGCTGTTTTTATAGAGCTTGAAAAATCCAGGTTTTCTTATTGGGCAACATGAAATAACATCCACAACAATCTACCTCACTTTCATCCTTAGGGCAATTTAAATGTCTTACGGAAGCCATCCAAATATGATATATTTCTAAAAGtcttttgtttatatatatttatatttgcacCTTTCACGAtatctctttcctttctctcaggTTGTGTACATCACCTCCACACTGCCATACGTGGTCCTCACCATCTTCCTCATCAGAGGACTGACTCTGAAAGGATCCGTAGAGGGAATCAAGTTCCTCTTCACACCAGATGTTAGTCATTTAATTACTTTTCCCCTGCCATTAGCATGGAAGAAAGTTCACTCTTCACTCCGCTGATGATATTATTGATTTCTAGCTCAATGAGTTGCTGAACCCATCAACGTGGTTAGATGCAGGAGCCCAAGTGTTCTACTCCTTCTCTCTGGGCGTTGGAGGTCTCATCTCATTCTCCAGCTACAACCCTGTTCAGTAAGTACATGTTAAGTCTAAATGGCATCTGATCTTATCAGCtgaaattaacaaaataaagtgcCATATGATATACTCTAATTTAAGGCATTttgaacaaaatataataaaatgatttacattgccaaaatgtgaaatataacattttacttTTCTTCCAGCAACAATTGTGAGCAAGATGCCATTATCATCGCCATTATTAATGGCTTTACTTCTATATTTGCTGCCACTGTCATCTACACGATCATTGGCTTCCGGGCAACCAAGCAGTTTGATGACTGCCTTAATGAGTACGTGCATGGCACATTATGTCAGTTTATTCCAGTAAATCGGAgcaaaactaaaaaagaaatTCAGTTCATGTTCCTAAATTTCCGCTTTTAGAAACATCTTGATGCTGCTGAATGCATTTGATCTGGTTGAGGGAACCGTCACCGAGATAAACTATGATGAAATGTTGCAAAATCTGAACAGCACAATCTCAGGATCAGAGGTCATTCAGGGGCTGGACCTTAGCACCTGCAACCTCAGGACCTTTCTCAGTGATGTATGATGTATTTTTGGAGGCGTCATGTTTCATTTTCAGTAAGAAAATTCCTTGAGTGTTGCGTCTGattgtgcttttgttttccaGGGAGTGGAAGGAACGGGTCTGGCCTTTATTGTGTTCACAGAGGCCATCACAAAGATGCCtatttctcctctctggtccgTCCTCTTCTTCGTCATGCTCTTCTGTCTTGGGCTTTCCACCATGTTTGGAGCTATAGAGGGAGTTGTGGTTGCCATTCAGGACTTTAAGATCTTTCCTACGTGGCCAAAAGAGGTGATCTCAGGTACATGTTCTTATAGACCCTTGTGTGTTACCTTGCATGTTACCAATCGCAAGAATGTTTGGAAGATATGAGGCTTGAGAAAAATGGGTCAAATATTTACTTTGGTGACTTTGGAGTGAAATAATTGATCATAATCTATGTTCACGTCAACTGGAGTTAATAGACTTAGGACCTGTCGCTTGTCTTCTAAAGGGGCAGGGTAGTGGCAAAATCCATGTGACCCAGATACCGGAAACTGACTCTCAGTGGAGTATCAGCTCTGAA from Cyclopterus lumpus isolate fCycLum1 chromosome 11, fCycLum1.pri, whole genome shotgun sequence harbors:
- the LOC117738943 gene encoding sodium-dependent neutral amino acid transporter B(0)AT1-like, with product MRLVFPNPRLEDRIPSHEDLELMEKVETGDRLKWGSKTQYLLTCVGFCVGLGNVWRFPYLCQSHGGGAFMIPFIILLVFEGVPLLYLEFAIGQRLRSGSVGVWSSIHPYMTGVGIASMTVSFFVGMYYNTILAWVMWYFLNSFQSPLPWSQCPLNDNLTDLVSECKRSSPVDYFWYRETLNTSTSIEESGGLQWWMVLCLAAAWSVLYLCCIRGIETTGKVVYITSTLPYVVLTIFLIRGLTLKGSVEGIKFLFTPDLNELLNPSTWLDAGAQVFYSFSLGVGGLISFSSYNPVHNNCEQDAIIIAIINGFTSIFAATVIYTIIGFRATKQFDDCLNENILMLLNAFDLVEGTVTEINYDEMLQNLNSTISGSEVIQGLDLSTCNLRTFLSDGVEGTGLAFIVFTEAITKMPISPLWSVLFFVMLFCLGLSTMFGAIEGVVVAIQDFKIFPTWPKEVISGIVCLSSFLIALIFSLGSGNYWLALFDSYAGSIPLLIIAFCEMVGVAYVYGIERFNKDIEFMIGHKPNIFWQAMWRVISPLIVLVIFLIYFVNEVSSTLTYITWNPSSENFPVLEILPYPNWVYIIILLLAGLPSLAIPGFALYKVLQKCCCKKTIKKLELNTVSANVNMYDTK